Genomic DNA from Paenibacillus donghaensis:
AGGCAGCGGCTTACTGCAAGTCTGGCTTCCCTCGGCCTGCGGGCATCCCGCTTGGTGACGAAGGCGTTCCCCGAAGGACTTGATGAGTACTACCGGGCGATGAATCAGAGTGAAGTGGAACAAGAGGAGACAGACCGTCTGCGACAGGAATACAACCGGGTGATTACTTCATTGCTTCAGGAATATGACGTTCTGCTGCTGCCAATCAGTCCAGTATTGGCTATTCCCCATATGCAGCAAGCGGTACATAGAAGGATTCTTGAAGTGAATGGACGAGCGACCGGTTATAATGAGCATTTAATCTGGAACATACTTGCCACAGTCTTTGGGCTGCCAGCCACAATTCTACCTCTACCATGCGCTAACGCTGAATTGCCTTGTGGAATTCAGATTATCAGCGGGCATTTCAAGGATCATATCAGCATCGACTTTGCTGAAGTGTGCGAGCCGCTGACAGGCGGATTCCAAATTCCTCCTGGCTATTTATAAGCATCGTCAGTTACTGGAATACGAAATAGGAAATTATATTATAAAGGTGTTTCTTTTTCAATAGTATTCCATAAAAAGATGAATTCTGCATTCTGCAGGAATCATCTTTTTTGCGTTAATAAAATTCCCGAATAAAGGAATGTCTACACATAAATGAAGTAACAAACCGGAGGTTTTTGATGATACTAAAGATAGCGGGAAATCAAAAAAGAACCTGAGCAGTTTAACAGGTTCTTGAATATTGCATATAAACAGACACGATGATATAATCGGTTTGCGACTTTAACAACTTACGTTGACATAAATATCACATTCTACGTTTTAAATGTACCATGCCGGTAAACTCTTGTCAAATTTTTTTTCAATTTAATAGTTAGGAGAGATATTGAATGAGTTCTTTGGTTCTCGGTTTTCAGGAAGTGGACAATACGCAGCTTTTGCTCGTTGGCGGAAAAGGGTTAAATTTAGGGAAGTTATCAAAAATTGAAGGCATACAAGTACCGGAAGGATTTTGTGTTACAACAGCGGGATATCCAAAAGCCATCGAGTCAAACGAAACGTATCATGTCTTGTTGGATCGACTAACCATGCTGAAAGCAGAAGATCGGGATCAAATTGGTGAAATCAGCAGGAAGATTCGACAAATCATTAAGGATGCAGAAATCCCTTCCGATGTGGTGAATGCAGTTACTCACAATCTCTCCCGGCTTGGTGTTGAGCATGCATATGCAGTGCGTTCTAGTGCAACTGCCGAAGATTTACCACATGCCTCTTTTGCTGGTCAACAAGACACCTATTTAAATATCATCGGCAAAGAAGAAATTCTGCAGCATATCAGTAAATGTTGGGCTTCGTTATTTACCGATCGCGCGGTAATCTACCGTATGCAAAACGGATTTGACCACAGACAGGTTTATTTATCCGTTATCGTTCAAAGGATGGTTTTGCCACAGGCTTCAGGGATTCTATTTACTGCTGATCCGATTACATCTAACCGGAAGCTGCTATCCATCGATGCCAGTTTTGGACTTGGAGAAGCACTGGTCTCTGGCTTGGTCTCTGCCGATTGTTATAAGGTACAGGATGAGGAAATCGTCGATAAGAGGATAGCAACCAAAAAATTGGCGATCTATGGACTAAAAGAAGGCGGAACAGAGACTCAGCAGATCGATCCTAATCAGCAAAAGGCTCAAACACTTACTGAACAACAAATTTTACAACTGGCACGCATCGGAAGACAGATCGAAGCTTATTTTGGTTGCCCACAAGATATCGAATGGTGTTTGGCCCATGATACCTTTTATATTGTCCAGAGTCGGCCAATCACTACTTTATACCCGATCCCTGAAGCGAATGATCAAGAGAATCACGTTTATGTATCTGTCGGTCACCAACAAATGATGACTGACCCCATGAAACCTCTAGGATTGTCTTTTTACCTCTTAATTACTCCTGCACCCATGCGTAGAGCTGGTGGGAGGTTGTTTGTTGATGTTACAGCTATGCTGGCTTCACCTTCCGGCAGGGAAACTTTAGTCAATGTCCTGGGAAAATCCGATCCGCTCATAAGAGACGCATTCATAACCATCATTGAGCGCGAAGATTTTATCAAATCGTCACCAGATGGTGAAAAAGAACCGGGTCCCGCTAAAAGCAATAAAAGGATCTCGCCTGCGGATTATCAAACACAAATCGAATACGATCCGACAATAGTTCCTGCTTTGATTAAGCGCAGTGAAACATCGATTAACGAGTTAAAGCATAACATCCAAACGAAATCAGGATTAGGTTTATTTGATTTTATTCTGGAAGATATCCAGGAATTAAAGAAGGTTGTATCTGACCCACAAAGTTTTGGTGTAATTATGACTGCTATGAACGCTTCATCATGGATCAACGAAAAAATGAAGGCGTGGTTAGGTGAAAAAAATGTAGCGGATACGCTTTCTCAATCTGTGCCAAACAATATCACTTCGGAAATGGGTCTGGCGCTATTGGATGTCGCAGATGTGATTCGTCCTTATCCGGAAGTCATTGATTATTTACAACATGTAAAAGATGATAACTTTTTGGATGAACTGGTTAAGTTTGATGGTGGAAATGAAACCCGGGACGCTATCTATGCTTATCTCAACAAATATGGAATGCGGTGTGCCGGTGAAATCGATATTACTAGAACCCGGTGGAGCGAAAAACCAACTACACTTGTCCCCATGATTCTAAATAATATCAAAAGCTTTGAATTTAACGCGAGTCATCGGAAATTTGAGCAAGGGCGACAGGAAGCTTTGAAAAAAGAACAAGAGTTATTGGATCGATTGAAGCAATTACCGGATGGTGAACAAAAAGCCCAAGAAACAAAACGAATGATCGACCTGATCCGGAATTTCGCCGGTTATCGTGAATATCCTAAATACGCCATAGTTAGTCGCTACTTCGTTTATAAGCAGGCTTTACTGAAAGAAGCCGAACAACTCGTACAAGCGGGCGTTATTCATGAAAAAGAAGATATTTACTACCTCACTTTTGAAGAATTTCACGAAGCCGTACGCACAAATAAACTGGATTACCAAATGATCAGCAAACGAAAAGACGAGTACAAATTTTTTGATAAACTAACTCCACCACGTGTTTTCACATCTGATGGTGAAATCATTGCAGGTAAGTACAAACGAGAAAATCTCCCAGTCGAAGCTATTGTAGGTCTACCTGTTTCTTCCGGAGTGATAGAGGGACGAGCACGTGTCATCTTAAACATGGAAGATGCTGATCTGGAGGATGGAGATATATTAGTCACCGCATTTACCGACCCAGGCTGGACAGCATTGTTTGTATCCATCAAAGGCCTGGTCACCGAAGTTGGCGGACTGATGACCCATGGAGCAGTTATCGCACGTGAATATGGCTTGCCGGCAGTTGTCGGAGTAGAAAATGCTACCAAGCTGATCAAAGATGGGCAACGAATTCGCGTGAATGGAACAGAAGGGTATATCGAAATATTGTAGTCGCGAAATCGGTGGACGATGCGTCTGCTTTTTCCTATCCGATTATTTCCCTTCCATTTATCAGCTCGGCATTTGTGCCTACCGAATCGATGCCGCCAGTCGTTCGCGCCTTTGCTGAGAACCAACCAGTTACTTCTATTGTAGAGGCGGTTCGCTCCCTCCTGATGGGGCAGCCTGTCGGCAATGATATTTGGGTAGCCATCACATGGTGCATAGCTATTCTAGTTGTTGCCTATCTGTTTGCGATGCGCACTTACAAGCATAAAGTCAATCGCTGATTTTTAGATTGAGCCGAAATTACTTTCCACATCTTCTGCGGTGACTCGTTGTACAAGGTTGCATTTCGACAATGCTGGCCATATATAATAAACTCCGAGAACGGCCCTGTGGGGCCGCTTCTTTAGGTTGACATCATTGCCAATCTGTATTAATAATAGTAGTACAGTTAATACACCCAGGTGCCGTCAGAATGCAGCACAGGAAAGGAGGACTGTCATGTTCGAGTTGGATGTCCGCAGCCGCAAGCCGATTTACGAGCAGTTGACCGATAAGGTCAAGGAACTGATCATGCATGGAATTCTGCAGGCGGATGAGCAGCTTCCGTCGGTAAGAATCTTGTCCTCACAGCTTACAGTGAACCCCAATACGATTCAAAAAGCCTACCGGGAGCTGGAACGTGAGGGCTATATCTATTCCTTGCAAGGCAAAGGGAGTTTTGTCGCGCCATTGCAGCAAGGGCAGAACGAGAGCAAGAAAGCCGGGCTTCGGGAGGAGCTGCTGCGCTTGATGGCGGAAGCTGTATACCTCGGATTTACCGAAAGTGAAGTAGGGGCACTGTACCGTCAGGTGCTGGAGCAAAGAGAGAGAGGGGAGCAATCATGATTGAGATTCGCCGGGTCAGCAAGAGCTTTCAGGGGGAAAAGGCTGTGGATGGCCTGTCGCTGACTGTACATAAAGGGGCCATTTATGGCCTGCTGGGTTCCAATGGTGCGGGGAAAACCACACTGCTGAAGACACTCGCCGGTATCTATCGGCCGGAGGAGGGGACGGTCAAGATTGGCGGCCAGCCTGTGTTTGAGAGCACGCAGGTGAAGCAGAGGGTCATCTTTATGCCGGACAGCCCATACTTCTTCCCGCAGGCTTCACTCAAAAGTATGGCTGCGTACTACCGATCAATCTATCCGGGGTGGAGTGATAAGCGCTATAAGGAGCTGGGCTCGGCGTTTCGCCTGGATACGGGGCGGAAGCTCAGCCGCTTCTCGAAGGGGATGCAGCGCCAGGCGGCATTCTGGCTTGCGCTTAGCTGCACGCCGGATGTGCTTATTATGGATGAGCCGATTGACGGGCTGGACCCGGTGATGCGCCGCCAGATCAAGAACCTGCTGTTCCAGGAGGTGGCGCAGCGGGAGCTGACCGTGCTGATCTCCTCGCATAATCTGCGGGAGATTGAGGATCTGTGCGATCATGTGGGCATTATGCACGATGGCCGGATGCTGGTTGAGAAGGATCTTGATGATCTCAAGGCGGACACGCACAAGGTTCAGGTGGCTTTCCGCGATGAGCGTCATGCTTCGGCACTGGAGTCCAAGCTGCAGATTCTTCACCAGGAGCACAGGGGCAGTGTGAACCTGTATATCGTAAAGGGCGACCGGGAGCGGATTTCGCAAGCTGTTCATGTCTATGAGCCGTATGTGTTCGACCTGCTTCCCTTGACGCTGGAAGAAATCTTTATTTATGAAATGGGGGATGCCGGTTATGACGCGCAGCCGATACTTCTTTAACAGCAGCGTTATCCGCCAGAATATGCGCCAGCACGGGTGGATCGGAATCATGTATACACTGGGGCTGTTGTTCTCGCTTCCGCTGCAGCTGTTCACGGGCAGTTATCCGGATGCAGAACCGCAAAAGATAGATTCGCTGTTCCGCGTAGGCGGAAATATACAGATGCTGTTCGTCCTCTCGTTGCCGGTAGCTGCAGGGCTGTTCCTGTTCCGCTATCTGCAGTCCAAAACGGCTTCCGATCTGTGGCACAGTCTTCCGCTGCGCCGGGAGCATCTGCTTACTGCCCATCTGGCGAGCGGACTCGGGCTGCTGCTGCTTCCGGTCTGGCTGACAGCGGCGGTTACTGCAATCGTAACTCCACTAGAGGGCAATATGTACATTTATTCCGGTGCGGATATTTGGAATTGGTGCCTGACTGTCAGTGTTGTTACGCTGTTCCTTTTTGTCTTCAGCGTCTTTGTCGGCATCTGCACAGGACAAACGATACTCCAGGGAATCATCACTTATATTCTGCTGATCCTTCCTGTGGCACTGATTCAACTGGTCAATTCTCATTTAAGCATGTATCTGTTCGGCTACCCGAGATGGTCGGGATTAAGCAATAGTCTATATGCCTGGTCGCCGTTACTGCGTCTGGTCACTTATACCAATGACACTTTCAGTGCAGTGGAGATGTGGACTTATGCTGCGCTGTCCGTTTTGTTTCTCGCCTTGTCCTTTGTGCTGTACCGTAAGCGCAGTGTGGAGAAATCCGGACAGGCCATCGCCTTCACCTATTTCAATCCGCTATTCAAAGCAGGTGTTATGCTCTGCGCCATGCTGCTCTTTGGAGCCTATTTCTCCGAGGTTAAATCTCGTCAGCTGAACTGGACGATCTTCGGCTACGTGGCCGGGGCACTGCTAGGCTATATCGCAGCGGAGATGCTAGTCCGCAAAACCTGGCAGATTATGACCCGTAGAGTGCCGCTGGAATTCGCGGTGTATGGAATCCTGCTGGGTTTGCTGATTTACATTCCGGTGTCCGGATTAACCGGCTACGAGAGCCGGGTGCCGGCAGGAGACCGCATTACAGGGGTATATGCCGGCAATAATTATTCGATGTATGCCTCTGATCCATACAACGGCTATTCTTCCGGCAGGGCCTCGTCCGGCAAGAAGGTGCCCATGTCCGGGGATCAACAATACATCGAGGCGGTACGCAAGCTGCATCAGGCACTGGTTACTGTACGCCCGGGGGATGTCCCGGCCTCTTCCACGGTTGCAGGCTATAACCGTGGAAGCAGAATGTTCACTATAGCCTACCAGTTGGATAACGGGCGGAAGGTGCTGCGCCAGTACTGGGTTCCTGCTCTTGGCTTCGAACCCGAGATGAAGACTGTCATGGAGAATACGGATTTCAAGCGTTGGGAATATAGTCTCCATGGACTGGACGAAGGGCTTGAGAGCTTCAGATTAACCATCAGGGATCGGTCAGTCAGCATCTCGGAGCCGGAGGATGTCCAGGAATTCAAGAATATCCTGACCCGGGAAATTCTGAATATGTCTTATGAGGACCAGAGTAAAGGTCAATTGGCGAGGACATATATCCAGCCTGTCAATAACCCTATTGATGAACAGGTTGACGGTAACACCGGGCTGCACTACCGTATATACAGTTACAGTTGGTTTTCTTCTTATAAGGAATTGGGCAGCTGGCTGGAGCAGAAGGGATTCACTGAAAAGATTGGCATTCGTGCCGCAGATGTGAAGTCGGCTGAAATTATTAAAGATGACTATAAGGGGAAGCTCTCTCCTAAGGATATTAACAATATTGAGCAGCATATGGCTCTGGCCCGTCAGCAGAAGCTTTCGTCCGTTACCCAGGACAAGGCGCTGATTACTTATATTCTGCAACATCAGCTTGACTATACAGGTGAAAACGGAATGTACGTTGTTAAGCTGGAATATAAGAACGGAGAAGTCCAGCATATCTCGCTAGACGAGCAAGAGCTGACATCAGCCCTGAAGTCACTGCTCCCGTAGCCGTATGCGATTATCACGAGCCGCCTAATGTACAGTGTACGATGCGCGGGAAGCAACATGCATTGGGATGTTGTTGAAGGACGAGAACATATAAGCATGAGAAGTCGCATTAGCGGCTTTTTTTGTTTTGACGATATAGTTCTTGTCCCAAGTCAAGGGCAAGAACTTATATCGTTAGCCGAAAAGGGAACCTACTTGCATATCTTAAGCTAATTCGCTTTACATAAATGCACCAGTAATAGTTTGAGAAAAAAGAGAGCAAGTTCTAAGATGAAGACATTCATGCCGACACGTATAGCTATTGATTTTCCAGAGAATCTTGAATTAAAGAATTACGCTAATTCCTATGTTAGGTATGGTTTTAGATCAATTCATTTGTAATGGGTTGATCTTTTCATGTCCAAATGGAGGGAATCGGCAAGGGATCAAGTTCTTGTCTTACAAGGGACTATGTTCATGAGACACTTACCGCATAATTTCGGAAATTTCGGGTAAATTATAGCGCAAACTTATTAAGCGAATATCCAAATGGAAAAGGAGTTAGAAAAAAGATGGATAATCTAAAGATTTGCACTCAAGTATTTGAATCCCTTCCCAACGATTTACATAATAATGGTGTTGATATCGTGAGAGAAGCTGCGGTAATAAAGAGTAGGCGTTGGTTAAATGGAAGTACGATCAGTGTTTATTTTATGGATGGGGATCCATTAGTTCATGAGAAGGTTAGAAAGTATGCTCTTGAATGGA
This window encodes:
- the ppsA gene encoding phosphoenolpyruvate synthase, with the protein product MSSLVLGFQEVDNTQLLLVGGKGLNLGKLSKIEGIQVPEGFCVTTAGYPKAIESNETYHVLLDRLTMLKAEDRDQIGEISRKIRQIIKDAEIPSDVVNAVTHNLSRLGVEHAYAVRSSATAEDLPHASFAGQQDTYLNIIGKEEILQHISKCWASLFTDRAVIYRMQNGFDHRQVYLSVIVQRMVLPQASGILFTADPITSNRKLLSIDASFGLGEALVSGLVSADCYKVQDEEIVDKRIATKKLAIYGLKEGGTETQQIDPNQQKAQTLTEQQILQLARIGRQIEAYFGCPQDIEWCLAHDTFYIVQSRPITTLYPIPEANDQENHVYVSVGHQQMMTDPMKPLGLSFYLLITPAPMRRAGGRLFVDVTAMLASPSGRETLVNVLGKSDPLIRDAFITIIEREDFIKSSPDGEKEPGPAKSNKRISPADYQTQIEYDPTIVPALIKRSETSINELKHNIQTKSGLGLFDFILEDIQELKKVVSDPQSFGVIMTAMNASSWINEKMKAWLGEKNVADTLSQSVPNNITSEMGLALLDVADVIRPYPEVIDYLQHVKDDNFLDELVKFDGGNETRDAIYAYLNKYGMRCAGEIDITRTRWSEKPTTLVPMILNNIKSFEFNASHRKFEQGRQEALKKEQELLDRLKQLPDGEQKAQETKRMIDLIRNFAGYREYPKYAIVSRYFVYKQALLKEAEQLVQAGVIHEKEDIYYLTFEEFHEAVRTNKLDYQMISKRKDEYKFFDKLTPPRVFTSDGEIIAGKYKRENLPVEAIVGLPVSSGVIEGRARVILNMEDADLEDGDILVTAFTDPGWTALFVSIKGLVTEVGGLMTHGAVIAREYGLPAVVGVENATKLIKDGQRIRVNGTEGYIEIL
- a CDS encoding GntR family transcriptional regulator, producing MFELDVRSRKPIYEQLTDKVKELIMHGILQADEQLPSVRILSSQLTVNPNTIQKAYRELEREGYIYSLQGKGSFVAPLQQGQNESKKAGLREELLRLMAEAVYLGFTESEVGALYRQVLEQRERGEQS
- a CDS encoding ABC transporter ATP-binding protein, which produces MIEIRRVSKSFQGEKAVDGLSLTVHKGAIYGLLGSNGAGKTTLLKTLAGIYRPEEGTVKIGGQPVFESTQVKQRVIFMPDSPYFFPQASLKSMAAYYRSIYPGWSDKRYKELGSAFRLDTGRKLSRFSKGMQRQAAFWLALSCTPDVLIMDEPIDGLDPVMRRQIKNLLFQEVAQRELTVLISSHNLREIEDLCDHVGIMHDGRMLVEKDLDDLKADTHKVQVAFRDERHASALESKLQILHQEHRGSVNLYIVKGDRERISQAVHVYEPYVFDLLPLTLEEIFIYEMGDAGYDAQPILL